A region of uncultured Desulfobacter sp. DNA encodes the following proteins:
- a CDS encoding sensor domain-containing diguanylate cyclase, protein MLPQLKKYILDHEDWLMEKILNYAKQQGYTEYTSTLREAWRLSISGLSKSLIATLNAKGLDLELGPHEKYISDPASQFGIIEAQEHRKRGVNIDMFLGLMKYYRQSYSDLIRASNFEDQIKFQYEQIIKRFFDRVEIGFCLQWTPVKDESIVKDLQLSNRVMTNEKNRYLTIFESLSMPVFIVTFDGIVENMNHAASKMLNYDTVPGTQYYGEKDTHPLLFIQIFPWLDSFFKRFKAGSDKIKTFETMINNESQFFFISFSRSLDISGKFSDTVIVIIEDITERKTMEKELEKLATTDPLTGAKNRRSFLNLFRKEMKRSLRYNYSLALFMIDIDHFKKINDNFGHDTGDKVLRQLVAKSFSVLRESDLFGRWGGEEFILLLPEIDIHQAYSAAERLRDVLAKSELMSNDGVNIRFTVSIGFTILRNKNISIDGAIKKADKALYMAKKQGRNRAVFLESKSEQ, encoded by the coding sequence TAAATTATGCCAAACAGCAGGGATATACTGAGTATACTTCCACCTTGAGAGAAGCATGGCGGCTTTCAATCTCAGGTTTATCTAAATCATTGATTGCTACTTTGAATGCGAAAGGTTTAGATCTTGAACTGGGTCCACATGAAAAATACATTTCTGACCCTGCATCGCAGTTTGGCATTATTGAAGCCCAAGAACATAGAAAAAGAGGGGTTAACATAGATATGTTTTTAGGACTCATGAAATATTATCGTCAATCCTATTCAGATCTAATACGGGCATCGAATTTTGAGGATCAAATTAAATTTCAATATGAACAGATTATCAAAAGATTTTTTGACCGAGTTGAAATAGGATTTTGTTTACAATGGACACCAGTAAAAGACGAAAGCATTGTTAAAGATTTGCAACTTAGCAATCGTGTGATGACCAATGAAAAAAATAGATATCTCACAATCTTTGAGAGTTTATCAATGCCTGTCTTCATTGTGACGTTCGATGGGATTGTAGAAAATATGAACCATGCAGCATCCAAGATGCTCAATTACGATACTGTCCCGGGGACACAATACTATGGTGAGAAAGACACACATCCGCTGCTTTTTATACAAATATTCCCATGGTTAGATAGTTTTTTTAAAAGATTTAAGGCCGGGTCTGACAAGATAAAAACATTTGAAACAATGATAAATAATGAAAGCCAGTTCTTTTTTATTTCTTTTTCCCGCTCTCTCGATATCTCAGGTAAGTTTTCTGATACTGTAATTGTGATCATTGAGGATATTACAGAAAGAAAAACAATGGAAAAAGAATTAGAAAAGTTAGCCACTACGGACCCCTTAACCGGAGCTAAAAATAGGAGATCTTTTCTAAATTTATTTAGAAAAGAAATGAAACGGTCTTTAAGATATAATTATAGTTTAGCACTGTTTATGATTGATATTGATCATTTCAAAAAAATAAATGACAATTTTGGTCATGACACAGGCGACAAAGTATTAAGGCAGCTTGTTGCCAAGAGCTTCAGCGTACTGAGAGAGTCCGATCTTTTTGGCAGATGGGGCGGAGAAGAATTTATTTTACTTCTTCCTGAAATTGATATTCACCAAGCATATTCTGCAGCTGAAAGATTGAGAGATGTATTGGCGAAAAGTGAACTCATGAGTAACGATGGTGTAAATATAAGGTTTACAGTCAGTATCGGCTTCACGATTTTGAGAAATAAAAATATTTCTATAGATGGTGCTATCAAAAAAGCTGATAAAGCATTGTATATGGCAAAAAAACAAGGACGGAATAGAGCCGTGTTCCTTGAAAGTAAAAGCGAGCAATAA